Within Dehalococcoidia bacterium, the genomic segment TATCCATCTGCGTAACCCACACCCAAACGACCGAGTCACCAATCAGGCGTTTGTCGCCGACGTGGCCGCGATCGAGGCGGAGGGCGACGCGCTGCTCGGCGAGCGGCTCCGCATGGGCGAGAGCTACGGCCTGCAGACCCGCTTCCTGGTGCATCGGGCGGGGCTGTGGACGTTCCTGCACGACCCGGCGGTGCCGCCGACCAACAACAGCAGCGAGCAAGCGCTGGGGCCGCTGGTGATCCACCGCGGTGCTGC encodes:
- a CDS encoding transposase, whose translation is MAAIEAEGDALLGERLRMGESYGLQTRFLVHRAGLWTFLHDPAVPPTNNSSEQALGPLVIHRGAADLRPPPYGIAARRQARPRL